In the genome of Calothrix sp. PCC 6303, the window ATAAATGGGCGGAAGTTCTCAGTGCTGATGCTTTTGGAGCCTTTGAGGAAGTCGGTTTAGAAAACGAGGCTGCCATCCAAGATACAGGTAAACGCTACCGCGAAACTATTTTGGCATTAGGTGGAAGTAAACACCCCATGGAAGTCTTCAAATCTTTCCGAGGACGTGAACCCAGTACTGAACCTTTATTACGGCATAACGGTTTAGCCGCAGCATAATTAGTTCAAAATGCTAGTTAAAATCCCTGGCTTTTGCAAAAGCTGGGGATTCACTCAAGGATATTCTAAGTAGGTGGGTGTTGAAAATCGTCGTTTTGGGGAGTGAGTAGTGAGTAGCGAATAGTGAGTAGTGTTAAGGGTTTGAAGCCAATTTACATTACGTTACATAGTTGTGTTTATTTCCACCTACCTACTTAACTTGAATTTATTTATTAAATTGCTGAGTGTAAAATCTGGCATAGCGCTGTTGTAGTGCTAACAGTTCATCATGGGTTCCCGATTCTACAACTTGTCCCTTCTCTAAAACCAGAATGCGATCGCATTTTCTCACGGTGCTAAGTCTATGGGCAATGACAAATACTGTTCTTCCCACCATCACCCTTTCTAATGCTTCTTGCACTAATGCTTCTGATTCTGAATCTAAAGCTGATGTAGCTTCATCTAAAATTAGAATTCTGGGATTCAATAGTACCGCACGGGCAATGGCAATTCTTTGTCTTTGTCCACCGGATAAGTTTACACCCCTCTCTCCCACCACTGTATAGTAGTTGTCGGGAAGTTGGGAAATAAATTGATGTGCGTTGGCAATTTTTGCGGCTGTTTCTACAGATTGCATGTCAAAGTCTGTTTGCCCAAAAGCAATATTTTGAGCAATTGTTCCCGAAAACATGGTAGTTTCTTGGGGAACGATGCCTATTTGTCGGCGTAAACTATTTAATGTGACATCCCGGATATCAACCCCATCAATTGATATTTCCCCGGAAGTCGTATCATAAAAGCGTGGTAGTAAATTCACAAAGGTGGTTTTTCCGGCTCCGGAAGCTCCCACAAGGGCGATAACTTCACCCGGCATTACCTGTACATTAACCTGATTTAATATTGTTTCTCCGGCTTTGTAGCCAAAGCTGACGCGATGATATTCTACTTTTCCCTCTACCACCGGGAGAACTTTCGCATTCGGCTTCTCATCTACTGCGGGTTGAATTGCCAACAGTTCAAAAACTCGATCAACTGATGCTTCAGCCTCTTTAAATAAATTATAGTTGTTGGTGACATGACCAACTGGATCGATTAATAATGCTGCACCAGAAAGGTAACTAAAGAATTTCCCCACAGTGAGATTACCTGCGGCAATTTGCCATGCAGCAAAAAACAGCAGCAACAAAAAGCTTAAAGCTTGAAGAAAACCAATTAGGGGAAATTGTACAGCTTTGAGTCTTTCTGTCGCATATTTTGCACCCATCGCTATTTCTGCTTCTTTACTAAATCGGGCAATTTCGTAAGCTTCGGCTGTAAAGGCTTGAACAATGCGAATCCCGCTGAAGATTTCGGTTAAAATTGCGGATAAATCGGATACTTGGTTTTGACTACGACGGGAATATTTTTGGAGTTTTTCTCCAAACCAAGTGATAACAACCAACATTACTGGTACTACTACCAAAGTTGCCAATGTTAACTGCCAACTCAGATAAACCATGTAAATGGGGATTGCGATTAATTGCAATACGCAGGGTGTGAAATCATGCAGTAATTTATGGACAGCTTCCCCAACCCTGTCTACATCTTCAGTTACACGGTAAGATAAATCACCAGCTTTCGCCGTTTCAAAATAGCTTAAATTCAAGGTTTGTAGGTGAGCATACAGATGTTTCCGGACATTAAAAGCTACACGTAGTGCGGCTTTCGCCATGTAGATATCTTGAACTGCTTGAAAAAAACCACGAATTAAAAATACTCCCCCTAGGATACCAGCCAATTGCGCGATCGCATAAACGTCTCCGCGCCCAAATGGTGCTGATAATTTTTGCACCAAATACATCAGTGTTAGTGTGGCTAAAACATAACCAACAATACCAATAAATCCTTTGATGATGCTTTGCCACTGAGGACGAATGTAAGGTAGAAGTTGCAGATAATTAGAGGAAGTTTTCAAGCTGTCACATCCACAATTGAAGAAGGCAGTAGGCAGTAGGAGTGTTTTGGGATAGTTTTTCTGGCAAAACTAATTAGAAATTTTCTTTTTCAAAGCTGCTAAATTAGCCCAACGACTATCAACTGGTTTTTGTTCTTCACTTTCGGTTTCTTCAGCTTCAGTATTGACTTGGATTCCTCGACAATCACGAGTACAAAGTTGTCTGACGGGGATTGCCAAACACATCTGTTCGTAAAGCCATTCACTAGGTTGAAAGTGTCCATCAGGATGTAAAGTTTCCACTAAATCCGTAACTATGACTTCCCTTTCTAAGGGCAAATCCTCTTCATTGGCTTCATCGTCTAACCAAATAATTTCTGAAGTATCAATTGTCAGGCGCTGATTATATTGCTGTAAACAACGATTACAACTACAGGTAATAATTGCTTCAGCTTGGGCAAACACTTGCAGGTGATTTCCACTATGCTTAACCTGCACCACACCGCGAACTGGTGTTAAAGTAT includes:
- a CDS encoding ABC transporter ATP-binding protein, coding for MKTSSNYLQLLPYIRPQWQSIIKGFIGIVGYVLATLTLMYLVQKLSAPFGRGDVYAIAQLAGILGGVFLIRGFFQAVQDIYMAKAALRVAFNVRKHLYAHLQTLNLSYFETAKAGDLSYRVTEDVDRVGEAVHKLLHDFTPCVLQLIAIPIYMVYLSWQLTLATLVVVPVMLVVITWFGEKLQKYSRRSQNQVSDLSAILTEIFSGIRIVQAFTAEAYEIARFSKEAEIAMGAKYATERLKAVQFPLIGFLQALSFLLLLFFAAWQIAAGNLTVGKFFSYLSGAALLIDPVGHVTNNYNLFKEAEASVDRVFELLAIQPAVDEKPNAKVLPVVEGKVEYHRVSFGYKAGETILNQVNVQVMPGEVIALVGASGAGKTTFVNLLPRFYDTTSGEISIDGVDIRDVTLNSLRRQIGIVPQETTMFSGTIAQNIAFGQTDFDMQSVETAAKIANAHQFISQLPDNYYTVVGERGVNLSGGQRQRIAIARAVLLNPRILILDEATSALDSESEALVQEALERVMVGRTVFVIAHRLSTVRKCDRILVLEKGQVVESGTHDELLALQQRYARFYTQQFNK
- a CDS encoding YceD family protein, with product MEAIYIPQLLTAPERTEKVQVEEFLPGLDTLTPVRGVVQVKHSGNHLQVFAQAEAIITCSCNRCLQQYNQRLTIDTSEIIWLDDEANEEDLPLEREVIVTDLVETLHPDGHFQPSEWLYEQMCLAIPVRQLCTRDCRGIQVNTEAEETESEEQKPVDSRWANLAALKKKISN